In Lactococcus sp. S-13, a single window of DNA contains:
- a CDS encoding putative holin-like toxin, with amino-acid sequence MSAYETIQVIFSFGMFTIALIALVVKLLKNDKKK; translated from the coding sequence TTGTCCGCATATGAGACAATTCAAGTGATATTTAGTTTTGGTATGTTCACCATTGCTTTGATTGCTTTAGTTGTTAAACTGCTTAAAAATGACAAAAAAAAATAA